One part of the Scatophagus argus isolate fScaArg1 chromosome 12, fScaArg1.pri, whole genome shotgun sequence genome encodes these proteins:
- the cysltr1 gene encoding cysteinyl leukotriene receptor 1, with protein sequence MEQINVTDSNLTDCPSIDDFRNQVYSTSYSIITVFGLAGNGFALALLIRTCCQSSPFHVYMVNLAVSDLLCVMTLPLRVLYYVKKGQWNYGDFLCRISSYSLYVNLYCSIYFMAAMSITRFLAIVFPVQNMWLVTENRARLVCAGIWVFICLSSSPFLMSGQLVDPITNKTKCFEPPNDQGAHRLLVLNNVSLVLGFVLPFLVILLCYAGIVRALLSRNHASRRQRGTDTRAIRMIVIVLLTFLISFMPYHVQRTIHLSVLSRADTTCSERVAMQKSVVVTLCLAAANSCFDPLLYFFSGEGFRNRLSSLRQSVRGSSLNHTAKQRPTNGSETGENYQLKAC encoded by the coding sequence ATGGAGCAAATAAATGTGACAGACAGCAACTTGACTGATTGTCCATCCATCGATGACTTTCGTAACCAGGTTTACTCCACATCCTACTCCATCATCACTGTGTTTGGCCTGGCAGGGAACGGCTTCGCCTTGGCGTTGTTAATCAGAACCTGCTGCCAGAGCTCACCCTTCCATGTATACATGGTGAACCTGGCCGTGTCCGATCTGCTGTGTGTCATGACGTTGCCACTGAGGGTCCTTTACTATGTCAAGAAGGGCCAGTGGAACTACGGGGACTTCCTCTGTCGCATCAGCTCCTATTCCCTCTATGTAAACCTCTACTGCAGTATTTACTTCATGGCTGCCATGTCCATCACACGTTTCTTAGCCATAGTCTTCCCTGTGCAGAACATGTGGCTGGTGACAGAGAACCGTGCTCGCCTGGTGTGCGCGGGCATCTGGGTGTTTATCTGTCTTTCATCCTCACCCTTCCTGATGTCTGGCCAGCTTGTTGACCCCATCACAAATAAAACCAAGTGCTTTGAGCCTCCAAATGATCAAGGTGCACATAGACTATTAGTGTTAAACAATGTGTCTCTGGTACTGGGCTTTGTCCTTCCCTTCCTGGTCATCCTGCTCTGCTATGCCGGAATCGTCCGTGCCCTGCTGTCTCGCAACCACGCCTCCCGACGCCAGCGGGGCACAGACACCAGAGCCATCCGAATGATTGTCATCGTCCTGCTGACGTTCCTAATCAGCTTCATGCCATATCACGTGCAGCGCACCATCCATCTGAGCGTCCTGTCCCGAGCTGACACCACCTGCTCAGAGCGGGTTGCCATGCAGAAGTCTGTGGTGGTGACTCTGTGCCTGGCTGCTGCCAATTCATGCTTTGATCCActcctttattttttctctgGAGAGGGTTTCCGCAATCGCTTGTCCTCCCTGCGCCAATCAGTGAGGGGCAGCAGCCTAAACCATACAGCCAAGCAAAGGCCTACAAATGGCTCAGAGACTGGGGAAAACTATCAGCTGAAGGCCTGTTAA